A part of Desulfurobacteriaceae bacterium genomic DNA contains:
- a CDS encoding OmpA family protein: MEEKERNYVQTQKPRENHKLSISQPTKQGSKLTSKSIAEFVQPRPSREEKQPMQKNEENEGNNLQLRINKLQSQMEKVGFSFVDTSETGKIFKSIKDHSGKIIFENGELTVYLFAPADKAISKDKLEKIVFDIRRKTKSSNVIVLSEDGLFKVVTVYSPDLSKSLTPDQIVKLFRPENLVAFSSSRKIRFYFDKTEVITEDKPNINKLLSDLEFAVRKSGAKVSKIIVEGHTDSLGSEEYNLALSLRRAQILNDELRKRFKDVLIVNIGKGEKFPIDTNDTPEGRKNNRRIGVSLEFSL, encoded by the coding sequence GTGGAAGAGAAAGAAAGAAATTATGTGCAGACTCAGAAGCCGAGAGAGAACCACAAACTCTCAATTTCCCAGCCTACAAAGCAGGGAAGTAAGTTAACCTCAAAATCAATTGCTGAATTTGTGCAGCCAAGGCCATCAAGAGAAGAAAAACAACCTATGCAGAAAAATGAAGAAAACGAAGGAAACAATTTGCAGTTACGTATAAACAAGTTGCAGAGTCAAATGGAAAAAGTGGGTTTCTCTTTCGTGGATACTTCAGAGACCGGAAAGATTTTTAAGTCTATAAAAGACCATAGTGGAAAAATAATCTTTGAAAATGGAGAATTAACGGTTTATCTTTTTGCTCCTGCTGATAAAGCAATTTCAAAAGATAAGCTTGAGAAGATAGTTTTTGATATTAGAAGAAAAACCAAAAGTAGTAATGTTATAGTCCTTTCTGAGGATGGTTTGTTCAAGGTTGTCACAGTTTATAGTCCTGATCTTTCTAAATCTCTAACACCTGACCAAATTGTTAAATTATTCCGTCCTGAAAATTTAGTAGCTTTTTCTTCCTCAAGGAAGATAAGGTTTTATTTTGACAAAACAGAAGTTATAACGGAGGATAAACCTAATATTAATAAGTTACTTTCAGACTTGGAATTTGCGGTTAGAAAAAGTGGTGCAAAGGTGAGTAAGATCATAGTTGAAGGACATACTGACAGTTTAGGTTCTGAGGAATACAATTTAGCTTTATCTCTTAGAAGGGCTCAGATTTTAAATGATGAATTAAGAAAAAGATTTAAGGATGTTCTTATAGTGAATATAGGGAAGGGTGAAAAGTTTCCAATAGATACCAATGATACTCCGGAAGGAAGGAAGAATAACCGGAGGATTGGTGTATCCCTTGAGTTTTCTCTATAA